One window of Nicotiana tomentosiformis chromosome 11, ASM39032v3, whole genome shotgun sequence genomic DNA carries:
- the LOC138901118 gene encoding uncharacterized protein, protein MRGQSSTATSSGFYNATLFSAIPESSYRPPAIQVIRARLQLLGTPVYVSTPVGDSVVVDLIYRFCIVTFCGYETRADLLLLEMTDFEIIPVMDWLSPYHAILDCHAKTVTLALQELLRLEWKCSSVGASSRVISFMKARHMVEKGCLAYLAYVRDTSPRVL, encoded by the exons atgaggggtcagTCCAGCACCGCCACCTCCTCAGGGTTCTACAATGCGACCTTATTCAGTGCTAttccagagagttcttaccgcccaccagctattcaggtcATCAGGGCCAGACTTCAG TtgttgggtactcctgtttatgtgtccactcctgtgggcgattctgttgttgtggatctgATCTACCGGTTTtgcattgttacattctgtggttacgaaactagagcagatcttctgctgcttgagatgaccgactttgagatcatcccggtcatggattggctatctccatatcatgccatcctagattgtcatgccaagactgttaccttggcgttGCAAGAGTTGCTTAGATTGGAGTGGAAATGTTCGTCTGTcggtgcatctagtcgggttatttcctttatgaaggctcgacacatggtcgagaagggttgtttggcttatttggcctatgttcgGGACACTAGTCCGAGAGTTCTTTGA